The region TGAACCTTGCCGGGCTGGACGTCTCGCGGGTGCATCTGCTCAATCCTGGGGACTGTCTCGAGCTGTCCGACCGCAGGCTCAGGCCGCTTCGCCCGCCCTATTACGATGCGCCGGAGACGATCGGCTTCTTCGATGACAGGGACAGAATGTTCTTTGCCGCCGATTCCTTCGGCGCCCTGCTGCCGGAACCGGTTGCCGACCTCCGGGAGGTTGCCGACGACACCCTTCGGGACGGACTGGTCGGCTGGTCGTCGATCGATGCGCCCTGGCTGACTTCGGTCGACCAGGCAACGCTCGGGCGCACCTTAAAGAGCATCGAGCGGCTGGATCCGGAGGCCGTTCTTTCAGGGCACCTGCCGCTCGCCCGCAAGGGAGCGGGGCAGCTTACGCATCATGTCGCCAACGCTTATTGCCGCGGCGCCAATTCAGACCTCGATCCCCTCGCGATAGAGCATATCGAAGCCGCCTTCGCGTGAGGAAACCGGCTCTGGGAAAAGGATGGAACCGTGAATCGCTTACTGACGATCGTCCCCCGGAAGTTCCGCCGGCGGACCGAGATCCGGCGCAATGAATTCGCGCTTGCGCGGATGCCCGAGTATCTCCTGAAGGATATCGGCGTCACGCGCAGCGAAATCGGACGCCGATACAGGCAAGCCGGCTGAGCGGCCTGCGCGCCTCCAATCCCGACAAATCCGCAGTCCCGCGACTGCTTCCTTCCGGCAGAAAGCGATGCCGGGAACACCCCCGGTCTGTCCGCAGCCTCGCCTGCGGAAGCCGGACAACCCACGAAAGGACCTTGAAATGCACACGCAAACCGACATCAACCGCCGCACCGTCCAGCGGTTCCTGACCGGAACCCATTCGCGTAACATCGAGGATGTTGCCGTCATCGATGAAACCGTTGCCGATACGATCACCTGCCACGGGTTCCCGGGCTTCGTGATTGAGGATCACGAGAGCTACAAGAATTTTTTCCGGGTCTTCCGGCAGTCCTTTTCCGATATGGACTGGACGGTGCATGCGCTGATCGCCGACGAGACCCATGTCTGCGCCCGCTGGGAAATCACCGCGACCTTCAGCGGGGATTTTGCCGGGGTGAAGGCGGACGGCCGGCGGGTCACGTTCGACGGCATGGTGCTCTACCGGATGGAGCGCGGGCTGATTGCCGAGACCTGGCTGCAGATCAACGAGATGCAGCTCCTGACCGCGATCGGCGCCATTCCGGCGCTCGCGGCCTGAACAGCGTTCGCCGGACCCTCAAGTCCGGCGAAACGCAAGGCTTGGGGGCACTGCCCCTGATAATCAATCTTCGAATTCGAAAGGCGGGCAGGCCGTGCTGGAGGGCGTCAGGGATGTGTCCTTTCCCCAGGAGACGATCACCGGACGCTCCAGTGCCTCCAGCTTCATGATCCGGCAGGAAATGCCGAAGACGCTGGAGACGTTCTCCTCGGTCAGCACCTCCTCGGTGGCCCCGCTCGCGGCAATGCGGCCCCGTTCGAACAGGACGACGTGGTCCGCGTAGCGCATGGCCATGTTGAGGTCGTGCAGGACGATCACGAAGCTCCGGTTCTCCGCCCGGCTCAGGTGCTTGATCAGGTCGAGCAGTTCGAAGGCATGGGCGATGTCGAGGTGATTGGTCGGCTCGTCCAGGAAGATGCGCGGCGCGTTCTGGGCCAGCGTCATCGCCACCCAGGCACGCTGAAGCTGACCGCCGGAAAGCTGCGCGAGGGAGCGGTCCCTGAGATCGGCCATTTCGGTGATCGCAAGCGCGGTTTCGCAGGCGGCGGTGTCCTCGGCCGAAGGGCCGGAGAAACGGCCGCGATGGGAATAGCGGCCCATCAGCACCAGGTCGCCGACGGTGAGGTCCGACGGCGCGTGGGGAGACTGGGACAGCATGGCCACCTGGCGGGCAAGTTCTTTCGCCGGCCAGTCGTGAAGCGGTCTTCCGGCAATCCGGACCTCCCCGCTGAGGGGCTTGTGCAGGCCGCGCATGGTTCTGAGCGCAGTGGACTTGCCGCTGCCGTTCGGGCCGCAAAAGGCGATGATCTTGTGGTCGGGCAGCTTCAGGGAGACCGCGTCGAGTGCGGTCGTGCCGTCATAGGCCGCGGTGACGTTTTCAAGGCGGGCCATGAGTTCAGGCATGATGTTGCCGTCCTTGATCAGCAGGTACAGGAACAAGGGAGCGCCGACGAGGGCCGTGAGGGCCCCGGCGGGAAGCTCCAGCGGCGGTGCAAGCGTTCGGGCGAGCGTATCGGCCAGGAGAACGATCAGGCTGCCGGTGAGGGCGGTGGAGAGCAGGTAGCCCGGCCGGAACTGGCCGTGAAAGATCCGCGCCACATGCGGGGCGACCAGCCCGACAAAGCCGATCGCGCCGACATGGGCCGCGGCAAGGGCGGTCAGGAAGACCGCGGCGGCCAGCAGGGCGAATTGCGCCTTTTCCAGCGATAGCCCGGTGGTTCTGGCGCTTTGCGGGTCGAGCGCCATCTGGTGTGCGGCCAGACGCTGGGCCATCAGGAAGGGCGTGATCGCGGCAAGACCCGCGCCGACGACATAGACATCCTGCCAGTGGGCGGCGCCGATGGAGCCGGTCAGCCAGGTCAGCGCCTGATTGGCCCGGTAGACCGGACCGAGGATGATCAGCAGCGTGACGGCGGCCTTGGCAAGTGCGGCCAGGGCGATGCCGTAGAGAATGATCTTCAGCGGCTTGTTGCCGCCCCGGTCCGCGGCCGCAAGTGCCATGACCAGGAAACCGAACAGCGCCGCGGCCGCGACGGCGGCAACCGGTTGCCAGTGGATGGAAACCAGAAGGTTGTTGGCGCTGTCGGAAAACAGCCACAGGAACAGCACCACGCCGACCGCCGCACCGTCGGTAATGCCGAGCACGGACGGCGAGGCCATGGGGTTGCGGACGACCCGCTGCAGCATTGCCCCGGCCAGCGCAAGGGCGGCGCCCGCCAGGATGGCAAGGGTAACGCGGGGCAGGCGGAGCGTCCAGACGATCACCTCGTCCATGCGCGCGCCCTGGTCAAGAAGGGCGGAAACCACCCGTTCCGGCGGCATGAAGCTGGAGCCGATGCCGGTTGCGGCGATGGTGACCAGAAGCAGGAGGCCGAGCAGCGGAACGAGCCTCGGCAACGCGGACAGGACGTTCATCGGATCGCAGCTCCCTTCCGTTCCCGCAGGAGATGGATCAGCAGGGGGACGCCGACCAGCGCCAGAACCGGGCTGATGGGGGCTTCTCCGGGTGCAACGATGATCCGGGCGAGAATGTCCGCGGCAATTGCAATAACTGCACCGGTGAGCATGGACACCACGATGAGCTGGCGCGTCGGCGGCAGGTTCGTGCCCGAGAGGCGCTGCGCGATATGCGGCGCGGCGAGACCGAGGAACAGCACCGGCCCCGCCATGGCGACCGCGCCGGCGGCCAGCAGCGCGGCGAAGAAGAGGGCTGCCAGTCGCGCCGCGACGACATTGACGCCGACCGAGCGCGCCGTGGCGTCATCGAGGCGCAGGACGTCGAGCGAGGAGGCCAGGAACAGGCTGCCCGCGCATCCGGCGACGAGGAGCGGAATTCCGAGCAGCAGAAGATCGAGCGGCCGGTTGGCGAAGCTGCCGGATAGCCAGAACAGCAATGTTTCGAGCGCCGACTCGTCAATCAGGAGAAGCGTCTGCGTGAAGGAGGCGAGCAGTGAGGCGACGGTGAAACCGGCCAGTAGCGTCGTAGCCGGATTGTCTGCGCCGCCGGCCGAGATCGACAGGAAGAAGACGAGAGCCGTTGTCAGCAGCGCGCCGAGGATGGCTGCGGCGCCGATCCCGGCAAGGCTCGAGACACCGAAGACGGTGATGCCGAGGGTCACGAACAGCGCCGCGCCGGCATTGAGGCCGAGCAGGCCGGGCTCGGCCAGGGGATTGCGGGTGACGGATTGCATCAGGAGACCGGACAGGCCGAGGGCCGCGCCGCAAAAGAGCCCGATCAAGGTCCTGGGCAGCCGCAGGGTGGTGACGATGAGGGCATCGGTTCCCTCAGCCCCGGCAAGCGCAGCGAAGACCGTTTGCGGGCTGTAAAACGTCAGTCCCGCATGAAGGCTCAGGAAGACGGCAGCGCAAAGGGCAGCGCCAAGTCCGATAACCAGCCGCGTCACGCCAACGATCTCCCCTCCGGTTTGACAATCGATCCGGTTTCGTCACATACACGCGTTTAATAGTGGAGGCAAATTATCAACTTTTTGGAGTCGTTCTAATGAAGGCCTTGAAGCAAGTTCTGCGTATTCTGCCGCTCTGCGCGATGCTGGGGGCCGCGCCCGCGCTCGCCCGGGACGTGACCGACAGCATGGGGACCGTGACCGTTCCCGATGAACCCAAGCGCGTTGTCGTGCTGACGAACGAAGGCACGGAAGCCTTGCTGGCCTTGGGCGTGACGCCCGTGGGCGCGGCCAATTCCTGGAACGGCGATCCCTGGTGGGATCACATTTCCGAAGCGATGGAAGGGGCCGAGCCGGTCGGCAAGGAAAGCGCGGTGAACCTGGAAATGGTGGCGGCGCTCGAGCCGGACCTGATCCTGGGCAACAAGCAGCGCCACGAGGAGATCCATGCCCAGCTTTCCGCCATTGCGCCGACGGTGATGTCGCAGGAACTGCGCGGCGACTGGAAGATCAATTTCCGCCTTTATGCCGAAGCCCTCGGCAAGCAGGCGGAAGCCGAGGCGGCCATTGACGACTATGACGCCGCCGTCGCGTCGCTGCGCGAAAAACTCGGCGACCATCTCAACGAGGAAGTCTCCGTCATCCGCTTCGTGCCGGGCCAGATCCGCATCTATCAGCTGGACAGCTTTTCCGGCGTTCTCCTGAAGGATATCGGCTTCAACCGTCCGGCGAACCAGAATGTCGAGGAATTCGCCATTCGCACGGGCAAGGAAAGCATTCCGGACATGGACGGCGACCGGATCTTCTATTTCACCTACGAGACGGGGAACGGCGAAGGGTCCGCACTGGAAGAGGAAGTGCTGTCCGATCCGCTGTGGCAGTCCCTGTCGGCGGTCAAGGCCGGCAATGTCCACCGGGTCAGC is a window of Roseibium salinum DNA encoding:
- a CDS encoding MBL fold metallo-hydrolase translates to MSDHPTMLGAQRVSDQWSVLASWFPVPGMGGLPVNSFLLKGSEPLLIDTGLSMLGDAFVTALESEIDPEELSWIWVSHMDADHVGNLARVLEIAPKAKVVTNFLGMGKMNLAGLDVSRVHLLNPGDCLELSDRRLRPLRPPYYDAPETIGFFDDRDRMFFAADSFGALLPEPVADLREVADDTLRDGLVGWSSIDAPWLTSVDQATLGRTLKSIERLDPEAVLSGHLPLARKGAGQLTHHVANAYCRGANSDLDPLAIEHIEAAFA
- a CDS encoding DUF1127 domain-containing protein; its protein translation is MNRLLTIVPRKFRRRTEIRRNEFALARMPEYLLKDIGVTRSEIGRRYRQAG
- a CDS encoding ester cyclase, with the protein product MHTQTDINRRTVQRFLTGTHSRNIEDVAVIDETVADTITCHGFPGFVIEDHESYKNFFRVFRQSFSDMDWTVHALIADETHVCARWEITATFSGDFAGVKADGRRVTFDGMVLYRMERGLIAETWLQINEMQLLTAIGAIPALAA
- a CDS encoding iron chelate uptake ABC transporter family permease subunit yields the protein MNVLSALPRLVPLLGLLLLVTIAATGIGSSFMPPERVVSALLDQGARMDEVIVWTLRLPRVTLAILAGAALALAGAMLQRVVRNPMASPSVLGITDGAAVGVVLFLWLFSDSANNLLVSIHWQPVAAVAAAALFGFLVMALAAADRGGNKPLKIILYGIALAALAKAAVTLLIILGPVYRANQALTWLTGSIGAAHWQDVYVVGAGLAAITPFLMAQRLAAHQMALDPQSARTTGLSLEKAQFALLAAAVFLTALAAAHVGAIGFVGLVAPHVARIFHGQFRPGYLLSTALTGSLIVLLADTLARTLAPPLELPAGALTALVGAPLFLYLLIKDGNIMPELMARLENVTAAYDGTTALDAVSLKLPDHKIIAFCGPNGSGKSTALRTMRGLHKPLSGEVRIAGRPLHDWPAKELARQVAMLSQSPHAPSDLTVGDLVLMGRYSHRGRFSGPSAEDTAACETALAITEMADLRDRSLAQLSGGQLQRAWVAMTLAQNAPRIFLDEPTNHLDIAHAFELLDLIKHLSRAENRSFVIVLHDLNMAMRYADHVVLFERGRIAASGATEEVLTEENVSSVFGISCRIMKLEALERPVIVSWGKDTSLTPSSTACPPFEFED
- a CDS encoding FecCD family ABC transporter permease; translation: MTRLVIGLGAALCAAVFLSLHAGLTFYSPQTVFAALAGAEGTDALIVTTLRLPRTLIGLFCGAALGLSGLLMQSVTRNPLAEPGLLGLNAGAALFVTLGITVFGVSSLAGIGAAAILGALLTTALVFFLSISAGGADNPATTLLAGFTVASLLASFTQTLLLIDESALETLLFWLSGSFANRPLDLLLLGIPLLVAGCAGSLFLASSLDVLRLDDATARSVGVNVVAARLAALFFAALLAAGAVAMAGPVLFLGLAAPHIAQRLSGTNLPPTRQLIVVSMLTGAVIAIAADILARIIVAPGEAPISPVLALVGVPLLIHLLRERKGAAIR
- a CDS encoding ABC transporter substrate-binding protein; its protein translation is MKALKQVLRILPLCAMLGAAPALARDVTDSMGTVTVPDEPKRVVVLTNEGTEALLALGVTPVGAANSWNGDPWWDHISEAMEGAEPVGKESAVNLEMVAALEPDLILGNKQRHEEIHAQLSAIAPTVMSQELRGDWKINFRLYAEALGKQAEAEAAIDDYDAAVASLREKLGDHLNEEVSVIRFVPGQIRIYQLDSFSGVLLKDIGFNRPANQNVEEFAIRTGKESIPDMDGDRIFYFTYETGNGEGSALEEEVLSDPLWQSLSAVKAGNVHRVSDAIWNTAGGIIAARLMLQDIERIYGVE